A region from the Wolbachia endosymbiont of Folsomia candida genome encodes:
- a CDS encoding pyruvate dehydrogenase complex E1 component subunit beta — protein MAALSVREALCIAIREEMQSNHDVFIMGEEVAEYDGAYKVTKGLLKEFGEDRVVDTPITEHGFAGLAVGAAFAGLKPIVEFMTFNFSMQAIDQIVNSAAKTNYMSGGQLGCSIVFRGPNGAAARVAAQHSQCFASWYSHIPGLKVIAPYFASDCRGLLKAAIRDPNPVIFLENEIAYGHEHEVSDSELSNKDYLVEIGKAAVIRKGKDVTITAFSLKVMDALNAADLLAGEGIEAEVVDLRTLRPIDVETIINSVKKTNRLVSIEEGWPFAGIGAELSAIVMEQGFDYLDAPVVRVTGKDIPLPYAANLEKKALPQVEDIVEAVRKVCFRKN, from the coding sequence ATGGCAGCCTTAAGTGTAAGAGAAGCTTTATGCATAGCGATTAGAGAGGAAATGCAAAGTAACCATGATGTATTCATCATGGGTGAAGAAGTTGCGGAGTATGATGGTGCATATAAAGTAACTAAAGGGTTACTAAAAGAGTTTGGAGAGGATAGGGTGGTTGACACTCCTATCACCGAGCACGGATTTGCTGGTCTGGCTGTCGGAGCAGCATTTGCTGGATTGAAACCTATAGTAGAGTTTATGACTTTTAACTTTTCTATGCAGGCTATTGATCAAATTGTAAATTCTGCAGCAAAAACAAATTATATGTCAGGTGGACAGCTTGGATGTTCAATAGTATTTCGTGGACCAAATGGTGCTGCAGCAAGGGTTGCTGCGCAACACTCTCAGTGCTTTGCATCCTGGTACTCACATATACCTGGATTAAAAGTAATAGCACCTTATTTTGCTTCCGATTGCAGGGGGTTGCTTAAAGCTGCAATTCGTGATCCGAATCCTGTTATATTTTTAGAAAATGAGATAGCTTATGGGCATGAGCATGAAGTTTCTGATTCAGAATTATCAAACAAAGACTATTTAGTAGAAATAGGCAAAGCCGCTGTTATACGCAAAGGAAAAGATGTAACTATTACTGCTTTTTCACTAAAAGTAATGGATGCTTTAAATGCGGCTGATTTACTTGCTGGTGAAGGTATAGAAGCTGAGGTAGTTGATTTAAGGACATTAAGGCCGATTGATGTTGAAACCATTATCAACTCTGTCAAAAAAACTAATAGATTAGTTAGTATAGAGGAAGGATGGCCATTTGCAGGAATAGGGGCGGAACTTTCAGCTATTGTTATGGAGCAGGGATTTGATTATCTTGACGCTCCAGTTGTACGAGTAACCGGCAAAGATATTCCACTTCCGTATGCTGCAAATCTAGAAAAAAAAGCATTACCACAAGTGGAAGATATAGTTGAAGCTGTACGTAAAGTTTGTTTTAGGAAAAATTAA